Proteins encoded by one window of Anguilla rostrata isolate EN2019 chromosome 9, ASM1855537v3, whole genome shotgun sequence:
- the gja2 gene encoding gap junction protein, alpha 2, which translates to MGDWNLLGKLLESAQEHSTVVGKVWLTVLFIFRILVLGAAAEKVWGDEQSGFTCDTKQPGCQNVCYDKTFPISHIRFWVLQIIFVSTPTLIYLGHILHLVRMEEKHKQQEKERAQLALQNDKQPLLGSKAKKASVRDEQGRIRLHGVLLRTYVFNVIFKTLFEVGFIVAQYFLYGFELKPLYTCNRPPCPNVVNCYISRPTEKTIFILFMLVVACISLLLNLVEMYHLGFTKCRQGLRYRRSHLASELGSKVPSEAAVPFVPNYNCFPRHHPVPGPFQTSAGFSLSPLTEPDSIYQPYNSKAYKQNRDNLAVERNSKPEECDLKVKKGSGSAPGSPVENQRRPSRSSKHSNNKTRLDDLKI; encoded by the coding sequence ATGGGGGACTGGAACCTGCTGGGGAAGCTGCTGGAGAGTGCCCAGGAGCATTCCACGGTGGTGGGCAAAGTCTGGCTCACCGTCCTGTTCATCTTCCGAATCCTGGTACTGGGTGCCGCCGCCGAGAAGGTGTGGGGCGACGAGCAGTCAGGCTTCACCTGCGACACCAAGCAGCCCGGTTGCCAGAACGTCTGCTACGACAAGACCTTCCCCATCTCGCACATCCGCTTCTGGGTGCTGCAGATCATCTTTGTCTCCACACCAACGTTGATTTACCTGGGCCACATCCTGCACCTGGTGCGAATGGAGGAGAAACACAAGCAGCAGGAGAAGGAGCGGGCTCAGCTCGCCCTGCAGAACGACAAGCAGCCGCTGCTCGGGAGCAAGGCCAAGAAGGCCTCGGTCCGGGACGAGCAGGGCCGCATCCGCCTGCACGGGGTCCTCCTGCGCACCTACGTCTTCAACGTCATCTTCAAGACCCTCTTCGAGGTGGGCTTCATCGTGGCCCAGTACTTCCTTTACGGCTTCGAGCTCAAGCCCCTCTACACATGCAACCGGCCACCGTGTCCCAATGTGGTCAACTGCTACATCTCCAGACCCACCGAGAAGACCATCTTCATCCTCTTTATGCTGGTAGTGGCCTGCATCTCCCTCCTGCTCAACCTGGTGGAGATGTACCACCTGGGTTTCACCAAGTGCCGCCAAGGGCTGAGGTACAGGCGCTCTCACCTCGCATCTGAATTGGGCTCCAAGGTTCCCAGCGAGGCTGCGGTTCCTTTCGTACCCAATTACAACTGTTTTCCCAGGCACCATCCTGTCCCTGGACCCTTTCAGACTAGTGCCGGGTTCAGCCTCTCACCGCTCACAGAGCCGGACTCCATTTACCAGCCCTACAACAGCAAGGCTTACAAGCAGAACAGGGACAACCTGGCCGTGGAGCGCAACAGTAAACCCGAGGAATGCGACCTGAAGGTGAAGAAGGGTTCAGGCTCGGCCCCGGGGTCGCCGGTGGAGAACCAGCGTCGGCCCAGCCGCTCCAGCAAGCACAGCAACAATAAGACCAGACTGGACGATCTGAAGATCTGA